The stretch of DNA GGGGTGTGGAAGTTGCAGCCTGGCCGGGTCGGGTGGGCCCGGCGGGACCGTCGGGCCTGCTGCCGGCGCGGGAGCAGATGGCGGTGTCGTTGGGTTGGCACATCGTGCTGGCCTGCTTCGGCGTCGCGTTCCCGGCGATGATCTTCGTTCTGCACCGCCGCGGCCTCGTTCGGGGTGACCCGATCGCGTTGGACCTGGCCCGTCGGTGGGCCAAGGTGTCGGCGGTGCTGTTCGCGATCGGCGCGGTTTCCGGCACCGTGCTGAGCTTCGAGATGGGGTTGTTGTGGCCCGGTCTGATGGGTCGCTTCGGGGACGTGCTCGGGTTGCCGTTCGCGTTGGAGGGGCTGTCCTTCTTCGTCGAGGCAACCTTTCTCGGCATCTACCTCTACGGGCGGGGCCGGATGCCGGCTCGCCGGCATCTGTTGATGCTGGTCCCCATGGGCGCGGCCGGCGTGGTCGGCACGTTCTGCGTCGTGTCGGTCAACGCGTGGATGAACGGTCCCACCGGTTTCCGGCTCGTCGACGGCAGGGTCACCGACGTGCACCCGTGGCGGGCGATGTTCAACGACGGGGTGTGGCTGGAGTTCGCGCACATGTGGGTCGGGGCATTCATGGTCGTCGGCTTCCTGGTCTCCGGCGTGTACGCGGCCGGGATGCTGCGGGGCCGCCGCGACACCCACCATCGCCTCGGTTTCAGCGTCCCGTTCACCTTCGCCTCCGTCGCGGCCGTGCTGCAACCGGTGATCGGACACATCCTCGGTCTGCGGCTGGGCACGACCCAGCCCGCCAAGGTCGCCGCATTCGAGTTGGCCACCACCACCGAACGACCCTCGCCGCTTCGCCTGGGCGGGGTGCTCATCGACGGGAAGGTCCGCGGCGCGATCGAGATCCCGCGCCTGGGTTCGATCATCGCCCGCAATTCGTTGACCAAGCCCGTGGCCGGCCTCGACACCTTCCCCGCCGCCGACCGCCCACCGGCGAACATCACCCACCTGGCATTCCAGTCGATGGTCGGCATCGGCACGTTGCTGGCCGGCGCAGTCCTGATCCACTGGGTCGCGCGCCGCCGCGGCCATGACCTCACCGAGCGCCGTTGGTTCCTGCGATTCGCCGTCGCGGCCGGGCCGATGGCCGTCGCGGCGCTGGAGGCGGGCTGGATCGCCACCGAGGTGGGGCGGCAACCCTGGACCGTGTGGCACGTCCTGCGCACGACCGACGCGGCCGGGGACAACCCACACCTGTGGTGGGTGTTCGCCACCGTGTTCTTCGTCTACGCCGCCATGACCGCCGGGGCGTGGATGGTGTTGCGCTCGATGGCGCGACGCTGGCGGGCGGGCGAGCACGATCTGCCCAGCCCGTACGGTCCCGGGTCGGCGATCTCGGCAGGGCACCGGTCGTGAGCGCCGCCGTCGCCGTCGCCGTCGCGATGTTCGCCGGGCTCGCGGCCTACGCCCTGTTCGGCGGAGCCGACTTCGGGTCCGGGTTCTACGACCTCAGCGCCGGCGGCGGGCGTCGCGGCGCCGAGATCCGGACCCAGATCGACCACAGCATCGGCCCGGTCTGGGAGGCCAACCACGTCTGGCTGATCTACGTGCTGGTGCTGGCCTGGACGGCTTACCCGACCGCCTTCGCCGCCGTCATGACCACCCTGCAGGTCCCCCTGCTGCTGGCCCTGCTGGGCATCGTGGCTCGCGGCGCAAGCTTCGCCTTCCGTAAGTTCGCCCCCACCTACGGCCAAGCCCGGTTGTTCGGCGTCGTGTTCGCCGGCTCGTCGTTGATCGCCCCGTTCTTCCTCGGGACCGTTGCCGGCTCGATCGCCTCCGGTCGGGTGCCGGCGGGCGGGAGCGGGAACCCGATCGACTCGTGGGTCAACCCGACGTCCTTGTTCACCGGCGCCATCGCGGTCGGCTCCTGCGCTTTCCTGGCCGGAGCCTTTCTTGCCGCCGACGCGGCGCGCGCCGGCCACCTCGAGCTCAGCGAGAGTCTGCGCAAGCGCGCCCTGGCCGTCGGCACGGTGACGGGCGTGCTCGTGGTCGGGGCGCTGGCTCCGATCCGCAACGACGCGCCCACGCTGGGCGCCAAGCTCACCGGACGTGCGGCGCCACTGATCGCGCTCTCCGTCATCGCCGGGACCCTCGCACTCTGGCTTCTCCTGCTGCGGGCCTACGCCTGGGCGCGCGTCGGCGCAGTTCTCGCCGTGGCTGCCGTGGTCGCCGGCTGGGGTGTTGCGCAGTACCCGTGGCTGCTCGTCGACCAGCTGCGCATCACCGACGGCGCGGGCTCCCCCGCCACCTTGCATGCTCTCCTGGTCGTGGTCGGCCTTGCCGCGGTGCTCGTACTGCCCGCCCTCGGATACCTGTACCGGCTCACGCAAACAAGCGACTGGTCCGGGACAGAGCCCGGAGCCGGCGACGAGCTCGGGAGCATCTCGCGCGAGTGAGGAACTAGGTCAGACCCGTGCGCAGGTGCTTGATGCCGACGTCGAGCGCGGCCTCGAGGTGGGTCAGCCGGCCGGTCGACAGCATGACGACCACGCCCCCCTGGATGCCCGCCAACAGCGCCGCCGCGGCCTGATCAGGCTGCACGCCGGAAGCGATTTTTCCCTGCGCCTGCATGCCGCGGATACCGTCCGCGATCTCGGACTGCCAGCGGTTCAGCAGCTCCGTGACCACTGCCTGGGCTCCGGGTGTGCTGCGGCCGAGCTGGCTGATCAGCACGTTGAGCGGACATTGCTGACCCTGCCTGCGATAGCGGTCCACGACCGTGTCGCGCCAGCTCTGCCATGCGCGCCAGGAGTCGAGCTTGCCCAACTGCGGTTGTTGGTCGGCCAGAACCAGCGCCGCCTCGTGCTCGGCGACAGCGAGCAGGAGCTGCTCCTTGCCGTCGGGGAAATAGTGGAAGAGCTGGCTCTTGCTGGTCCCGGTACGCGCCCGCACGTCGTCGAGCGTGGTTGTCGCGACACCGTGTTCGCGAATCTCGGCGGCTGCGCCCTCGATGATCCTCTGCCGGGTCGCCCGACCCTTGGCCGTGATCGCACTACTCACACCACAGCTCCGTACTGGACTTGCCGGTCCATTTTCTGCCCCGGATCGTATGGACTCACTGGTCCATAAACTACGGGAGACGGACATGCGTGGACGACTGCAGGACCGCACCGCTCTGGTCACCGGCTCGACGGACGGCATCGGCGTGGCGATTGCGAACGAGTTGGCCGCCGAGGGCGCTCGGGTCATCGTCAGCGGGCGGAACACCGAACGTGGTCGGGGAGTCGTAGCCTCGATCGTCGACAAAGGCGGTCGAGCGGAGTTCGTCGCCGCTGATCTGGCGCTCGGGGGCACCGCCATCGGTCAACTGGCCGATCTCGCGAACGCGAAGGCCGATGGTCGGATCGACATCCTGGTCAACAACGCGGCCCTGTTGATCGAACCCTCACCCACCTCCGAGGTGAGCGAGGAGCTCATCGAGGCGGCGCTGAGCGTCAACGTCAAGGCGGCTTTCCTGCTCACCGGACTGATCGCGCCGTCGATGGTCGAGCGAGGAGCCGGCGCGATCATCAACGTGGGGTCCATCAGCGGTCTGTTCGGGATGGCGGGCTCCGCGTTGTACAGCGCGACCAAGGCCGCCATCCACTCGCTGACGAAGTCCTGGGCCGCTGAGTACGGCCCCGCCGGAGTCCGGGTCAACGCCGTCGCCCCCGGGCCGACCCTCACCACCAGGGTCGAGGCTTGGCAGGACCACCTCGCGCCGATGATCGCCGCGATTCCGTCACGTCGGGCCAGCTCGCCGGACGAGGTGGCCCGTGCGGTGGTCTTTCTCGCCAGCGAGGATGCATCGAACATCCACGGCGCCATCCTGTCCGTCGACGGCGGCAGAGCGGCCGTGTGATCGGCGGGCGTGGGCTCGGTTGTCGGATCGCGATGCCGCAGAGGCCTCCCACGCCGTAGGTGAGGGCCAGCCCGAGGGCTCCGCCGATGACGACTCCCAGCACGC from Sporichthyaceae bacterium encodes:
- a CDS encoding SDR family oxidoreductase codes for the protein MRGRLQDRTALVTGSTDGIGVAIANELAAEGARVIVSGRNTERGRGVVASIVDKGGRAEFVAADLALGGTAIGQLADLANAKADGRIDILVNNAALLIEPSPTSEVSEELIEAALSVNVKAAFLLTGLIAPSMVERGAGAIINVGSISGLFGMAGSALYSATKAAIHSLTKSWAAEYGPAGVRVNAVAPGPTLTTRVEAWQDHLAPMIAAIPSRRASSPDEVARAVVFLASEDASNIHGAILSVDGGRAAV
- a CDS encoding TetR/AcrR family transcriptional regulator, producing the protein MSSAITAKGRATRQRIIEGAAAEIREHGVATTTLDDVRARTGTSKSQLFHYFPDGKEQLLLAVAEHEAALVLADQQPQLGKLDSWRAWQSWRDTVVDRYRRQGQQCPLNVLISQLGRSTPGAQAVVTELLNRWQSEIADGIRGMQAQGKIASGVQPDQAAAALLAGIQGGVVVMLSTGRLTHLEAALDVGIKHLRTGLT
- a CDS encoding cytochrome ubiquinol oxidase subunit I, which encodes MEVAAWPGRVGPAGPSGLLPAREQMAVSLGWHIVLACFGVAFPAMIFVLHRRGLVRGDPIALDLARRWAKVSAVLFAIGAVSGTVLSFEMGLLWPGLMGRFGDVLGLPFALEGLSFFVEATFLGIYLYGRGRMPARRHLLMLVPMGAAGVVGTFCVVSVNAWMNGPTGFRLVDGRVTDVHPWRAMFNDGVWLEFAHMWVGAFMVVGFLVSGVYAAGMLRGRRDTHHRLGFSVPFTFASVAAVLQPVIGHILGLRLGTTQPAKVAAFELATTTERPSPLRLGGVLIDGKVRGAIEIPRLGSIIARNSLTKPVAGLDTFPAADRPPANITHLAFQSMVGIGTLLAGAVLIHWVARRRGHDLTERRWFLRFAVAAGPMAVAALEAGWIATEVGRQPWTVWHVLRTTDAAGDNPHLWWVFATVFFVYAAMTAGAWMVLRSMARRWRAGEHDLPSPYGPGSAISAGHRS
- a CDS encoding cytochrome d ubiquinol oxidase subunit II produces the protein MSAAVAVAVAMFAGLAAYALFGGADFGSGFYDLSAGGGRRGAEIRTQIDHSIGPVWEANHVWLIYVLVLAWTAYPTAFAAVMTTLQVPLLLALLGIVARGASFAFRKFAPTYGQARLFGVVFAGSSLIAPFFLGTVAGSIASGRVPAGGSGNPIDSWVNPTSLFTGAIAVGSCAFLAGAFLAADAARAGHLELSESLRKRALAVGTVTGVLVVGALAPIRNDAPTLGAKLTGRAAPLIALSVIAGTLALWLLLLRAYAWARVGAVLAVAAVVAGWGVAQYPWLLVDQLRITDGAGSPATLHALLVVVGLAAVLVLPALGYLYRLTQTSDWSGTEPGAGDELGSISRE